One Cuculus canorus isolate bCucCan1 chromosome 1, bCucCan1.pri, whole genome shotgun sequence DNA segment encodes these proteins:
- the CHMP2B gene encoding charged multivesicular body protein 2b — MASLFKKKTVDDVIKEQNRELRGTQRAITRDRAGLEKQEKQLELEIKKMAKTGNKEACKVLAKQLVQLRKQKNRTYAVSSKVTSMSTQTKVMNSQLKMAVAMSTTSKTMQAVNKKMDPQKTLQTMQNFQKENMKMEMTEEMINDTLDDIFDASDEEEESQDIVNQVLDEIGIEISGKMAKAPSAARGLPSASTSKAATISDEEIERQLKALGVD, encoded by the exons ATGGCCTCGCTCTTCAAGAAGAAGACTGTGGATG atgtaaTAAAGGAGCAAAATCGAGAGTTAAGAGGTACGCAGAGGGCTATAACCAGAGACAGAGCTGGACTcgaaaaacaggaaaaacaactg GaactagaaataaagaaaatggctAAGACTGGTAACAAAGAAGCCTGTAAAGTGCTAGCAAAACAGCTTGTACAACTGCGAAAGCAGAAAAATCGAACGTATGCTGTTAGCTCTAAAGTCACTTCTATGTCAACTCAAACAAAGGTCATGAACTCTCAGCTGAAGATGGCAGTAGCTATGTCAACTACATCAAAA ACAATGCAAGCAGTTAATAAGAAAATGGATCCACAAAAGACACTACAAACTATGCAGaatttccagaaggaaaacatgaagatgGAAATGACCGAAGAAATGA ttaaTGATACTCTAGATGATATTTTTGATGCTTctgatgaagaggaagaaagccaAGATATTGTTAACCAGGTGCTTGATGAGATAGGAATTGAAATCTCTGGAAAG ATGGCCAAAGCTCCGTCTGCTGCCAGAGGCTTACCATCTGCATCAACATCAAAAGCTGCTACCATATCAGATGAAGAGATTGAACGACAGCTCAAAGCTTTGGGAGTTGATTAG